Proteins found in one Planctomicrobium piriforme genomic segment:
- a CDS encoding RNA polymerase sigma factor → MSKDADRELVKRVRAGDQSAWQQLIAQYEGRLQAFVVSRLQDRTLAEDVVQETFLGFLTSLPNYNDATPVESFLFAIAAYKLTDVLRRDGRRPTLVSPATESSSGPAFADGRARRASSFARSRELQQKEESLLTDVLRSLIQTWKTSDDWERLKCLELLFVNGLPNKDAAARLQISEQAVANHKQFLVGKLKEAAKRNPHVTLDLDRLGAS, encoded by the coding sequence ATGTCCAAAGATGCCGATCGCGAACTCGTCAAACGGGTCCGGGCGGGAGACCAGTCCGCCTGGCAGCAGTTGATCGCGCAGTATGAAGGGCGCTTACAGGCGTTCGTCGTCAGCCGTCTGCAAGACCGCACGCTGGCTGAAGACGTGGTGCAGGAGACCTTTCTCGGCTTCCTGACCTCGCTGCCGAACTACAACGACGCCACGCCGGTTGAATCGTTTCTGTTCGCCATTGCCGCCTACAAGCTGACAGACGTTCTCAGGCGTGACGGCCGCCGGCCAACTCTGGTTTCGCCCGCGACCGAGAGTTCTTCGGGCCCGGCGTTCGCCGACGGCCGGGCCCGCCGCGCCTCCAGCTTCGCCCGCAGCCGCGAACTGCAGCAGAAAGAAGAATCACTGCTTACCGACGTACTCCGCAGCCTCATTCAAACCTGGAAAACGAGCGACGACTGGGAACGGCTCAAGTGCCTGGAACTGCTCTTCGTCAACGGCCTCCCCAATAAAGATGCTGCCGCCCGATTGCAGATCAGTGAACAGGCGGTCGCCAATCACAAACAATTCCTGGTCGGGAAACTCAAGGAAGCCGCAAAGCGAAATCCTCACGTCACTCTGGATCTCGACCGGCTGGGCGCGTCGTAA
- a CDS encoding alpha/beta hydrolase, with the protein MIKSLRAMIAGGVLVFSFATAALSQNPAPTQANVPYGPHPLQVLDFYKAESAQPTPLLFFIHGGGWMNGDKANPDFLAQALKSGMSVVSINYRLIPDAISAGIKPAVKAPLEDAALALQFVRSKAKDWNIDKNRIAALGGSAGGFSSLWLAYHDDMAKSDDPDPVRRESTRVRCVMGFVPQTTLDPVLAREWIPNNMYGNHAFALPSYDEFIAQREKLQPWIAEYSPLSLVSPDDPPTYIYYDSVPAMGQPQKDPPHSANLGVRLSEALTKAGVECEFNYIGSTGIKHPDIFSFFVDQLQPKKK; encoded by the coding sequence ATGATCAAGTCGTTGCGGGCGATGATTGCGGGCGGAGTGCTGGTGTTCTCGTTTGCGACCGCGGCACTGTCGCAGAATCCTGCGCCGACGCAGGCGAATGTGCCTTATGGGCCGCATCCGCTTCAGGTGCTGGACTTTTACAAGGCCGAGTCTGCACAGCCGACGCCATTGCTATTCTTCATTCACGGCGGCGGCTGGATGAATGGCGACAAGGCGAACCCGGACTTTCTGGCCCAGGCGCTCAAGTCGGGCATGTCGGTCGTCTCGATCAACTATCGGCTGATTCCGGATGCCATTTCCGCAGGAATCAAGCCGGCAGTGAAGGCTCCGCTGGAAGATGCAGCCCTGGCTTTGCAATTTGTGCGGAGCAAGGCGAAGGACTGGAACATCGACAAAAACCGAATCGCCGCCCTGGGGGGATCGGCTGGCGGATTCTCCAGTTTGTGGCTGGCCTATCATGACGACATGGCGAAGTCGGACGATCCCGATCCGGTGCGGCGCGAGTCGACGCGAGTGCGGTGTGTGATGGGTTTCGTGCCGCAGACGACGCTCGATCCGGTCCTGGCGCGCGAATGGATTCCCAACAACATGTACGGAAATCACGCGTTCGCGTTGCCGAGCTATGACGAGTTCATTGCGCAGCGTGAAAAGTTGCAGCCGTGGATCGCGGAGTATTCTCCGCTCTCGCTGGTCTCGCCTGACGATCCGCCGACGTACATTTATTACGACTCGGTGCCGGCCATGGGGCAGCCACAGAAAGATCCGCCGCATTCCGCGAACCTGGGCGTGCGCCTGTCCGAGGCGTTGACCAAAGCGGGTGTCGAGTGCGAGTTCAACTACATCGGCTCAACCGGGATCAAGCATCCCGACATTTTCAGCTTCTTCGTCGATCAGTTGCAGCCGAAGAAAAAGTGA
- a CDS encoding ThuA domain-containing protein — MREGCAVHLPASEYSRFTLEEASMLTRRLLLVLCACVLLPVTTASAADKKTRILFVTQSKGFVHSSVKRGDSLSVAEIALTQLGEKTGQFEVDCTQDCAADFTKENLQKYDIVAFYTTGELPIPDDAKDYFFKVWLKEKGHGVLGFHSAMDTLDKYEPYWDMIGGSFLSHPWTSGTQVTLTNYEPENPLTAPFGKDFTLKEEIYMYRHWQPEKVHVLLSLDYAKSPTKNPVPTELGYHVPVCWIKNYGEGRVYCNNLGHNETSWTNQAYLDSITAAVKWIRGDFDVDATPNPQVSTEAEAKAKADFEAHGFTSKK; from the coding sequence ATGCGTGAGGGGTGTGCCGTGCATCTCCCGGCGTCCGAATATTCCAGATTCACTCTCGAAGAGGCCTCGATGCTCACCCGTCGACTTTTGCTGGTGCTGTGCGCCTGCGTGCTGTTGCCAGTCACGACCGCTTCGGCGGCTGACAAGAAAACCCGCATTCTGTTCGTGACCCAGAGCAAAGGGTTTGTCCACAGCTCGGTGAAACGGGGCGATTCGCTGTCGGTCGCGGAAATTGCACTCACCCAACTGGGCGAGAAGACCGGCCAGTTTGAAGTCGACTGCACACAAGACTGCGCAGCGGATTTCACGAAAGAAAATCTGCAGAAGTACGACATCGTGGCGTTCTACACCACGGGCGAATTGCCGATTCCGGACGATGCCAAAGACTACTTCTTCAAGGTCTGGCTCAAGGAAAAAGGGCACGGCGTCCTGGGATTTCACTCGGCCATGGACACCCTGGATAAATACGAGCCGTACTGGGACATGATCGGCGGGTCGTTCCTGTCGCATCCCTGGACCTCAGGGACGCAGGTGACGTTGACGAATTACGAGCCGGAGAATCCGCTCACCGCGCCGTTCGGCAAGGACTTCACGCTGAAAGAAGAGATCTACATGTACCGGCACTGGCAGCCGGAAAAAGTGCATGTGCTGCTGAGCCTCGACTATGCCAAGAGCCCGACCAAGAACCCGGTGCCGACGGAACTGGGTTACCATGTCCCCGTCTGCTGGATCAAGAACTACGGAGAAGGTCGGGTCTACTGCAATAACCTCGGCCACAACGAAACATCCTGGACGAACCAAGCGTATCTCGATTCGATCACGGCCGCCGTGAAATGGATTCGCGGCGACTTCGACGTCGATGCCACGCCCAATCCACAGGTGTCGACGGAAGCCGAAGCGAAGGCCAAGGCCGATTTCGAGGCACATGGCTTCACGAGCAAGAAGTAG
- a CDS encoding insulinase family protein: MLHRVCYLFAAGMLMMNGAVGLADPQHVASVEGIAEYQLENGVKVLLFPDPSKPQVTVNMTVFVGSRHEGYGEAGMAHLLEHMLFKGTPKYPQIPKVLKDHGADFNGTTWLDRTNYYETLPASPENLEFAISLEADRLINSFVKNEDLQSEMTVVRNEFERGENSPSSVLGQRIMSAAYEWHNYGKSTIGNRADIERVPIENLQKFYRKYYQPDNVMVIIAGAFDPEQALKLVNEHFGSIPKPDRVLDPTYTEEPAQDGDRMVMLRRVGDVGLAGALYHIPSGAHPDYVALDVLEHILTSSPSGRLYKALVETKLASSISGAAYALHDPGVLKFMAECSPGISPKDVLAKMLEVIETVGESGVSEEEVDRAKRYWMKVWEMSLADSSRMAVQLSDWAAQGDWRLIFLYRDRLEAVTPAEVDAVAKKYLKENNRTAGMFIPTSSSERISVPATPNLAEMIGDYQGREQVASGEAFEVTPENIEQRTTRVVLPSGVKAAFLPKKTRGESVILRMTLRYGTAESLMGLKNASEVLPALMLRGTEKLSRQQIQDALDKNKARLSPEGSPGDVTFELETRREHLADSLEVLRQVLREPALPADELEIIRNSRISQAEQGLTDPTELARVAVTKALGGNYPPADVRYIATVPEQIAFWKELQRDSVVKIYKEYLSGTVGEVSVVGDFEIDAVRPALEKIFADWKSSQPFAHIPRAGNLDVSAERKQIETPDKENATYLAGTVFPMNDMNPDYPALVMGNFVLGSSGLSSRLGDRVRQKQGLSYSVGSYVRSAALDERTTFLTYAITNPGNMSKVESSIQDEIEMLLKDGVTAQELAAAQKGYLEAQIIDRSDDKQIAAILNSTLYLNRTMQYYVEREAAIKKLTIEVVHAALRKWIQPNHIVVVVAGDFAKAKAAAPASAATEPKSEMKAETPMSTASSSPEFQKTASGLKYKILTPGTGKQPTAASTVVCHYRGWLDNGSEFDSSHGGAPIEFPLSGVIRGWTEGLQLVKEGGKIELEIPAELGYGKRGAPPVIPANATLHFEVELVKVK; encoded by the coding sequence ATGCTTCACCGAGTCTGTTACCTTTTTGCTGCAGGGATGTTGATGATGAATGGAGCCGTCGGCCTGGCCGATCCGCAACATGTCGCCTCGGTCGAGGGGATTGCGGAATACCAGTTGGAAAACGGGGTCAAGGTTCTCCTCTTTCCCGACCCCTCCAAGCCCCAGGTCACCGTCAATATGACGGTGTTCGTCGGTTCGCGTCACGAGGGCTACGGCGAAGCCGGCATGGCCCACCTGCTCGAGCACATGCTCTTCAAGGGGACGCCGAAATACCCGCAAATCCCCAAAGTGCTCAAAGACCATGGCGCCGACTTCAACGGCACCACCTGGCTCGATCGCACTAACTACTATGAAACACTGCCTGCCAGCCCCGAGAACCTTGAGTTCGCGATCTCGCTGGAAGCCGACCGGCTGATCAACAGCTTCGTCAAGAACGAAGACCTGCAGTCGGAAATGACGGTCGTCCGCAACGAGTTCGAACGGGGCGAAAACTCCCCCTCTTCGGTTCTCGGACAGCGGATCATGTCTGCCGCCTACGAATGGCATAACTACGGCAAGTCGACCATCGGCAACCGTGCCGACATCGAACGCGTTCCCATAGAGAACCTGCAGAAGTTCTATCGCAAGTATTATCAGCCCGACAATGTGATGGTGATCATCGCCGGAGCGTTTGATCCCGAGCAGGCGCTCAAGCTGGTCAACGAACACTTCGGCTCGATCCCCAAGCCGGATCGCGTCCTTGATCCCACCTACACCGAAGAACCGGCGCAGGATGGCGATCGCATGGTGATGCTCCGCCGCGTCGGCGACGTCGGCCTGGCCGGGGCGCTCTATCACATCCCCTCAGGCGCCCATCCCGATTATGTGGCGCTCGACGTGCTGGAACACATTCTCACATCGTCTCCGTCAGGCCGCCTGTACAAGGCGCTGGTGGAAACCAAGCTGGCATCCAGCATTTCCGGAGCTGCCTACGCACTGCATGATCCAGGCGTCCTGAAGTTCATGGCCGAATGCAGCCCCGGCATCAGCCCCAAAGATGTCCTCGCCAAGATGCTCGAAGTCATCGAGACGGTCGGCGAGTCCGGCGTCAGCGAAGAAGAAGTCGACCGCGCCAAACGCTATTGGATGAAGGTCTGGGAAATGTCCCTGGCCGACAGCAGCCGCATGGCCGTGCAGCTCAGCGACTGGGCCGCGCAAGGCGATTGGCGTCTGATCTTCCTCTATCGCGACCGTCTCGAGGCGGTGACCCCGGCCGAAGTCGATGCCGTCGCCAAGAAGTACCTCAAGGAAAACAACCGCACCGCCGGGATGTTCATTCCCACGAGTTCTTCTGAACGCATTAGCGTGCCTGCCACGCCGAACCTCGCCGAAATGATTGGCGACTACCAGGGCCGCGAACAGGTCGCGTCCGGCGAAGCCTTCGAGGTGACACCTGAGAACATCGAGCAGCGCACCACCCGCGTGGTTCTTCCTTCCGGCGTGAAGGCGGCGTTTCTGCCCAAGAAGACCCGTGGTGAATCGGTCATTCTGCGGATGACGCTGCGATACGGCACCGCGGAATCCCTGATGGGACTGAAGAACGCGTCCGAAGTTTTGCCGGCCCTGATGCTGCGTGGTACAGAAAAGCTCAGCCGCCAGCAGATCCAGGACGCACTCGACAAGAACAAGGCGCGGCTCTCTCCAGAAGGCAGCCCCGGCGACGTCACCTTCGAACTCGAAACCCGTCGCGAACATCTCGCTGATTCGCTCGAAGTACTGCGTCAAGTGCTGCGTGAACCTGCTCTCCCGGCGGATGAACTCGAAATCATCCGCAACAGCCGCATTTCGCAGGCGGAACAGGGCCTGACCGATCCGACAGAACTCGCTCGAGTCGCGGTGACCAAGGCACTGGGCGGCAATTATCCCCCCGCTGATGTTCGTTACATCGCCACGGTCCCCGAGCAGATCGCGTTCTGGAAAGAACTGCAGCGCGATTCGGTGGTCAAGATCTACAAGGAATACCTGAGCGGCACCGTCGGTGAAGTCTCCGTCGTCGGCGACTTCGAAATCGATGCAGTCCGTCCTGCTCTGGAAAAGATCTTCGCCGACTGGAAGTCGTCGCAGCCGTTCGCCCATATCCCCCGTGCCGGCAACCTCGATGTGTCTGCCGAACGCAAGCAGATCGAAACTCCGGACAAGGAAAACGCCACTTACCTGGCGGGCACCGTGTTCCCGATGAACGACATGAATCCCGACTACCCCGCACTGGTGATGGGCAATTTCGTCCTCGGCAGCAGCGGACTCTCGTCGCGGCTCGGCGATCGGGTGCGACAGAAGCAGGGGCTCTCTTACAGCGTGGGTTCGTATGTCCGTTCGGCGGCGCTCGATGAACGCACCACTTTCCTGACCTACGCCATCACCAACCCCGGCAACATGAGCAAAGTTGAATCGTCCATCCAGGACGAAATCGAAATGCTCCTCAAGGACGGCGTGACCGCACAGGAACTCGCAGCGGCCCAGAAGGGGTACCTCGAAGCCCAGATCATCGACCGCTCTGACGATAAACAGATCGCGGCGATTCTGAACTCAACGCTGTATCTCAACCGCACCATGCAGTATTACGTCGAGCGCGAAGCCGCCATTAAGAAGCTCACCATCGAAGTGGTGCATGCGGCGCTTCGCAAATGGATCCAGCCCAACCACATTGTCGTGGTCGTGGCCGGCGACTTCGCCAAGGCCAAGGCTGCCGCACCTGCCAGTGCGGCGACGGAACCGAAATCCGAAATGAAAGCGGAAACTCCCATGTCCACTGCTTCCAGCAGCCCCGAATTCCAGAAGACGGCATCGGGCCTGAAATACAAGATACTCACGCCCGGAACCGGCAAACAGCCAACCGCGGCCAGCACCGTGGTCTGCCACTATCGCGGCTGGCTCGACAACGGCAGCGAGTTCGACAGCTCTCACGGCGGCGCACCCATCGAGTTCCCGCTGAGCGGAGTGATCCGCGGCTGGACCGAAGGCCTGCAGCTCGTCAAAGAAGGGGGCAAGATCGAACTCGAAATCCCCGCCGAACTCGGTTACGGCAAACGGGGCGCCCCGCCGGTCATCCCGGCCAACGCCACGCTGCACTTTGAAGTCGAACTCGTCAAAGTGAAATAG
- a CDS encoding AAA family ATPase, which yields MNDRGSSGTGEIPNRDAADFEAQAVRGLAVAYRRMREEIAKVIIGQDEVVDQLLIAMFSRGHCLLVGVPGLAKTLLVSTVARILQLSFRRIQFTPDLMPSDITGTDVLQDDPETGRRTFQFMQGPLFTHVLLADEINRTPPKTQAALLEAMQERHVTVGSNTYRLPSPFFVLATQNPIEQEGTYPLPEAQLDRFMFNTVVRYPSAAEELRILKQTTGSHEPELKPALTGQQILALQEVVRKVPVAEHVFLYARDLVRATRPNEPDASPFIKKYLSWGAGPRAGQYLILGAKARAILEGRFHVSTEDIRSVARPVLRHRILTTFQADSDGISPDDVVDKLIQMIPVAVQQKAKRIAGAPDDAAH from the coding sequence ATGAATGATCGCGGCAGCAGCGGAACCGGCGAAATCCCGAATCGAGACGCGGCGGACTTTGAAGCGCAAGCGGTCCGCGGTCTCGCCGTCGCCTACCGCCGCATGCGGGAAGAAATTGCCAAAGTCATCATCGGCCAGGACGAAGTCGTCGATCAGCTCTTGATCGCCATGTTCAGTCGCGGGCACTGCCTGCTGGTGGGCGTCCCTGGTCTCGCGAAAACCTTGCTCGTCAGTACGGTCGCACGCATTCTGCAACTCTCGTTTCGCCGCATCCAGTTCACCCCCGACCTGATGCCCTCGGACATCACCGGCACCGACGTGCTGCAAGACGACCCCGAGACGGGACGCCGCACATTTCAATTCATGCAGGGGCCGTTGTTCACGCATGTGCTGCTCGCGGACGAAATCAACCGCACCCCGCCCAAAACTCAGGCGGCCCTGCTCGAAGCGATGCAGGAACGGCACGTCACCGTTGGCTCGAACACCTATCGCCTGCCATCCCCATTCTTCGTGCTGGCGACGCAAAACCCGATCGAGCAGGAAGGCACCTATCCCCTGCCGGAAGCGCAGCTCGACCGCTTCATGTTCAACACGGTCGTCCGCTATCCCAGTGCGGCGGAGGAACTGCGCATCCTCAAGCAGACGACGGGCAGTCACGAGCCAGAACTCAAGCCGGCCCTCACCGGCCAGCAGATCCTGGCGCTGCAGGAAGTGGTCCGCAAGGTGCCGGTCGCCGAGCATGTCTTTCTGTATGCCCGCGACCTCGTTCGCGCCACCCGACCCAACGAGCCCGACGCGTCGCCGTTCATCAAGAAGTACCTTTCCTGGGGCGCCGGACCCCGTGCTGGTCAGTATCTCATCCTCGGCGCAAAAGCCCGGGCGATCCTCGAAGGCCGGTTCCACGTCTCGACTGAAGACATCCGATCGGTTGCCCGGCCTGTGCTGCGGCACCGCATCCTCACGACGTTTCAGGCCGACAGCGATGGCATTTCGCCCGATGACGTCGTCGATAAATTGATCCAGATGATCCCGGTCGCCGTTCAGCAGAAAGCCAAACGCATCGCCGGCGCTCCAGACGACGCCGCGCACTGA
- a CDS encoding alpha/beta hydrolase — protein sequence MTTLRSLLIVSCIAWSLPAQAETPKPKNQKPNPEAAGDASKPKRYAPGPDLEVQAGVPQGKLEGPFLFHSKVIENTTRKYWIFVPSQYTPENPACVLVFQDGARAINPAGVLRVPNVLNNLIARKEIPVTIGIFVTPGERGEEYPDSIGLKNPNNRSVEYDSLGDAYPRMIVDELLPEVGKRYKLRQDASGRAIGGASSGGIAAFTVAWERPKEFRNVISLIGSFTNLRGGHVYPELVAQAPNKGLRVFLQDGIFDNRNPDDLTKDWYLQNEAMAGALLSQKYDLLYVTGEGGHSDDHGGALLPCALQWIWRDEPGVVKPKVDPAVAAKLLRPGGAHEQMSQPKPKK from the coding sequence ATGACGACATTGCGCTCGCTCTTGATCGTCTCCTGCATCGCTTGGTCGCTGCCGGCCCAGGCCGAGACCCCCAAGCCCAAAAACCAGAAGCCCAATCCGGAAGCCGCAGGCGACGCTTCGAAACCGAAGCGCTACGCACCCGGCCCTGATCTCGAAGTGCAAGCAGGCGTCCCACAGGGGAAACTCGAAGGCCCCTTTCTGTTTCACAGCAAAGTCATCGAAAACACGACCCGCAAATATTGGATTTTCGTTCCCTCCCAGTACACGCCTGAAAACCCGGCCTGCGTGCTGGTCTTCCAGGACGGCGCACGCGCCATCAATCCGGCAGGAGTGCTGCGAGTTCCTAACGTTCTTAACAACCTCATTGCCCGCAAAGAGATTCCAGTGACGATCGGAATCTTTGTGACGCCCGGCGAACGGGGCGAAGAGTATCCCGACAGCATCGGGCTCAAAAATCCCAACAACCGCAGTGTCGAATACGATTCCCTCGGCGATGCCTATCCCCGGATGATCGTCGACGAACTTCTGCCTGAGGTCGGCAAGCGCTACAAGCTCCGGCAGGACGCGTCTGGTCGCGCGATTGGCGGCGCGAGCAGCGGCGGCATCGCGGCCTTCACGGTCGCCTGGGAACGCCCCAAGGAGTTCCGCAACGTCATCAGTCTCATCGGGAGTTTCACCAACCTCCGCGGCGGACATGTTTATCCCGAACTCGTCGCTCAGGCCCCGAACAAAGGACTACGGGTCTTTCTCCAGGACGGAATTTTCGACAACCGCAATCCCGACGATCTGACAAAAGACTGGTATCTTCAGAACGAAGCGATGGCCGGCGCCCTGCTCTCGCAGAAATATGACCTGCTGTATGTGACAGGCGAAGGGGGACACTCCGACGATCACGGCGGCGCGCTGCTTCCGTGCGCCTTGCAGTGGATCTGGCGTGATGAACCCGGCGTGGTCAAGCCCAAGGTCGATCCAGCGGTCGCTGCAAAGCTCCTGCGGCCAGGCGGGGCACACGAACAAATGTCTCAACCGAAACCAAAAAAGTAA
- a CDS encoding DUF420 domain-containing protein, which translates to MDSRCAAASIPGISIGPPTRKWGRLYNPHMLTHGFLGYDASFMLDFVVTALAAIVPILLYSLYAVKVQRRYLLHRNLQIILGITLLVAVTAFEVDMQFIHGGWRNIVNKNPESPRLTGAEFEHVSRVLRVHLIFAITTPLLWGTTLILALREFARTPVPGKHSQLHKTLGWLSVIDIVGTSVTGLWFYYVAFVA; encoded by the coding sequence ATGGACAGCAGATGTGCCGCAGCGTCAATTCCCGGAATTTCCATCGGCCCGCCTACGAGAAAATGGGGACGCCTCTATAATCCGCACATGCTCACACATGGCTTCCTGGGATACGATGCCTCGTTCATGCTGGACTTCGTGGTCACAGCACTCGCGGCCATCGTGCCGATTCTGCTCTACAGTCTGTACGCCGTCAAAGTGCAGCGGCGGTATCTGCTGCACCGCAATCTGCAGATCATTCTGGGGATCACGCTGCTGGTCGCCGTGACCGCGTTTGAAGTGGATATGCAGTTCATCCACGGCGGCTGGCGAAACATCGTCAACAAGAACCCCGAATCGCCGCGGCTCACCGGGGCAGAGTTCGAACATGTCAGCCGGGTGCTGCGGGTGCATCTGATCTTCGCGATCACCACGCCCCTCTTGTGGGGCACCACCTTGATCCTGGCCCTCAGAGAATTTGCACGAACACCAGTCCCGGGGAAGCACAGCCAGTTGCACAAGACGCTGGGCTGGCTGTCGGTGATCGACATCGTCGGAACGTCGGTCACCGGGCTGTGGTTCTACTACGTCGCGTTTGTCGCCTGA
- a CDS encoding Uma2 family endonuclease, with the protein MTQAALLRRPEMTVDELAARIGPVPLWRVRTDPAPGTATEDDVERLRREEGVLCELIDGVLVEKASNSKKAFLNAQISTLLGNFVQAGRLGWVLGPNGFVWLLGRRLRAPDVSFYRLNQLPNQCLPDTGFLDVAPALAIEVLSPGNTAGEMERKRRDFFAAGTEQFWIVDPEQLHIQVFTGPDACRTYSQQEPLDAGSVLPGFQLNIAELFAAPTVRGK; encoded by the coding sequence ATGACCCAGGCCGCACTGCTCCGCCGTCCCGAAATGACGGTCGATGAACTCGCCGCTCGAATCGGTCCCGTGCCGTTATGGCGCGTGAGAACCGACCCCGCTCCCGGCACAGCCACTGAAGACGATGTCGAACGCCTCCGGCGCGAAGAAGGCGTGCTTTGCGAACTGATCGACGGCGTACTGGTGGAGAAGGCGAGTAATAGCAAGAAGGCATTTCTAAACGCTCAGATTTCCACGTTACTCGGAAATTTTGTGCAAGCAGGACGCCTTGGCTGGGTGCTTGGTCCCAATGGATTTGTCTGGCTCTTGGGAAGGCGTTTACGAGCCCCTGACGTTTCTTTTTACCGCCTGAACCAATTGCCGAATCAGTGTCTACCAGACACGGGTTTTCTGGATGTCGCGCCAGCGCTGGCAATTGAAGTTCTCAGCCCGGGCAATACAGCCGGGGAAATGGAACGCAAACGACGGGACTTTTTCGCGGCGGGGACCGAGCAATTCTGGATCGTCGATCCCGAACAGCTCCACATCCAGGTATTCACCGGCCCGGACGCCTGCCGAACCTATTCGCAACAGGAACCTCTCGACGCAGGCTCAGTCCTGCCGGGCTTTCAGTTGAACATCGCCGAACTGTTTGCTGCACCGACTGTTCGCGGCAAATAG
- a CDS encoding FKBP-type peptidyl-prolyl cis-trans isomerase — MKLPLFLLVLCSLSMGCVVGPEEVAAEKQAKKDTGEDQAKAAEMAAAAEKESSEKDSGLKTVSGTSEPPAAAASSEDFQKTNNGLKYKIIEPGTGKRPTKSSTVLCHYRGWLDNGREFDSSYKSGEPVEFPLNGVIPGWTEGLQLIQEGGKIELEIPSRLGYGERGMPGAIPPNSRLHFTIELLKVK; from the coding sequence ATGAAACTCCCGCTGTTCCTGCTGGTGCTCTGTTCCCTGTCCATGGGCTGCGTCGTCGGACCTGAAGAGGTCGCCGCGGAAAAACAGGCCAAAAAAGACACGGGTGAAGATCAGGCCAAAGCCGCGGAAATGGCCGCCGCAGCGGAAAAAGAATCGTCGGAGAAAGACTCTGGTCTTAAGACCGTCAGCGGCACCTCTGAACCTCCAGCTGCCGCTGCCAGCAGCGAAGACTTCCAGAAAACCAACAACGGTCTGAAGTATAAAATCATCGAGCCAGGCACCGGCAAACGTCCGACCAAAAGCTCGACCGTGCTCTGCCATTACCGGGGCTGGCTCGATAACGGACGTGAGTTCGACAGCTCTTACAAATCTGGCGAACCGGTCGAGTTCCCCTTGAACGGCGTCATCCCGGGCTGGACGGAAGGTCTGCAGTTGATTCAGGAGGGGGGCAAAATCGAACTCGAAATCCCCAGCCGCCTCGGCTACGGAGAACGCGGCATGCCCGGCGCCATTCCCCCCAACTCCCGCCTGCACTTTACAATCGAACTGCTGAAGGTGAAGTAA
- the coaD gene encoding pantetheine-phosphate adenylyltransferase, which translates to MKPVAPRVAIYAGSFDPFTLGHEDIVRRGAALFDRLVIAIGINPDKQPLFSAAERQEIMGDIFADLPNVQIAGFTGLTVDFARSIGASVMLRGVRTVSDIETEFTMALANHILAPDLETVFLMASERFSHISSTLIKQIATMGRDASREQLLKFIPERVVTPLLEKVQRERAEGMGDRGQ; encoded by the coding sequence TTGAAACCTGTCGCGCCGCGAGTGGCGATCTATGCCGGGAGTTTTGACCCGTTCACTCTGGGACACGAGGACATCGTGCGACGGGGGGCGGCGCTCTTTGACCGGCTGGTCATCGCGATCGGGATCAATCCCGACAAGCAGCCGCTGTTCAGCGCCGCGGAACGGCAGGAGATCATGGGGGATATCTTCGCCGATCTCCCCAACGTCCAGATCGCAGGCTTCACCGGGCTGACGGTCGATTTCGCCCGATCCATCGGGGCCAGCGTGATGCTCCGCGGCGTGCGAACCGTTTCGGACATCGAAACCGAATTCACGATGGCCCTGGCGAATCACATTCTGGCGCCCGACCTGGAAACGGTGTTCCTGATGGCGTCGGAACGGTTCTCGCATATCTCCAGCACGCTCATCAAGCAGATCGCAACGATGGGACGGGACGCCAGCCGCGAGCAACTGCTGAAGTTCATCCCCGAACGGGTCGTGACTCCCCTGCTGGAGAAGGTGCAGAGGGAGAGGGCCGAGGGGATGGGGGACAGAGGACAGTAA